The Toxoplasma gondii ME49 chromosome XII, whole genome shotgun sequence genome includes a region encoding these proteins:
- a CDS encoding hypothetical protein (encoded by transcript TGME49_245740~Signal peptide predicted by SignalP 2.0 HMM (probability 0.979) with cleavage site probability 0.321 at residue 27), with product MSGHACASASPCFSLVCFFSQPLVASSSGNPHSTFPPSSQRDSTPRLRSLFSPPCLPSPQLCILPLAAPLLFMDPSGLASHGRSSLLPSSITSCMKIVGSTCRETTCQLMNCGRPVSDSPVHAVEAQAYVADNLGIASLQRKKEEAHVPSHKPASAEFGYLFIHGHLCARPTDVSR from the coding sequence ATGAGTGgccatgcatgcgcgtctgcgtctccctgtttctccctcgtctgttttttttcgcaaCCACTGGTCGCCTCATCCTCTGGGAATCCTCATTCTAcatttcctccttcctcacAAAGAGACTCCACACCTCGTCTGcgctccctcttctctccaccgtGCTTACCCTCTCCGCAACTTTGCATCTTGCCCCTGGCAGCACCCTTACTCTTCATGGATCCCTCTGGCCTCGCCTCACACGGGAGGTCCTCCCTGCTTCCGTCTTCAATCACAAGCTGTATGAAGATCGTTGGATCGACCTGTCGCGAAACCACCTGTCAACTCATGAACTGCGGTAGGCCAGTCTCAGACTCTCCTGTGCATGCTGTGGAAGCACAGGCCTACGTCGCTGACAACTTGGGGATCGCGTCgctccagagaaagaaagaggaagcacaCGTACCTTCGCACAAGCCTGCGTCCGCGGAATTTGGGTACCTGTTTATCCACGGTCATCTGTGTGCAAGACCCACGGATGTGAGTCGATGA